In the Calderihabitans maritimus genome, CCTGTGGTGAAACTTATTATAACACCCGGCCCCATACCTAACTATTACCCGGCGACGAATGGTTGATTCCCGGCACCCGACGGTCATAAAAAATAACCGGGTGGTGTCACCCGGTTTGATTGGGCTGGATGTCCTTTAATTCAATTAGGAGCGGCACTTCGTCGCAGTTGGGGAATTTGACGCAGTCAAAGCATTCTTTCCATGCTTTTTGGGGCAAAGCATCTTTCGGCACCCTGTGAAACCCGCATTTTTCAAAAAATCCCGGCTGGTAGGTAAGGGTGAAGACCTTTTCTATTCCCAACTGCCGGGCTTCTTCCAGCAGAGCCCGCACAATTTTCAAACCCAGGCCGTTTTTCACCCTCTCCGGGGCGATGGCCAGGGACCTTATCTCCGCCAGGTCGGTCCAGAGGATATGCAATGCCCCCACTCCCACGATCTTCCCCGCTTCTTCTACCACCAGGAAATCTCTCAGCCCCTCGCAAAGGGAATTGAGAGAACGGGGAAGCATCAACCCCTGGCTGGCATAAACGTTTATCAGTTCCTGGATAGCCGGAATGTCCCGGATATGGGCCTTGCGGATATTCATATCCTTCACCCCTGCAAAATTGATACTAATAATTATACAGGGGTTTGGATAAATATGCAATATTTTTCTTCAGCTCGATGTTACTCTATACCCCTCGCGACTACAGGTCAAATCCTTCTCCCGGTTTAAGCACCCTGCACTCAAGGCCTAGTTCTTTTTCCACGCGCTCTTTAAACTGGTAGGGATCCTGCTCAATTACCGGGAAGGTAT is a window encoding:
- a CDS encoding N-acetyltransferase, producing MNIRKAHIRDIPAIQELINVYASQGLMLPRSLNSLCEGLRDFLVVEEAGKIVGVGALHILWTDLAEIRSLAIAPERVKNGLGLKIVRALLEEARQLGIEKVFTLTYQPGFFEKCGFHRVPKDALPQKAWKECFDCVKFPNCDEVPLLIELKDIQPNQTG